The window CAAGTGTTTGGTTTTTACAAAGATAAAGGTTTAGTACATTTTCTAAACATAGGTTTCTGCCTCCCAGGTTGATTACTGGTCTATCCTCTTGGTGTACTTTCAATCAGGTACTGTAAATACACAGTGAGTGAGTAAGATCTACACCAttggagaaagaaaaaaaacatttgtgctTTCAGTTCCTTTAAAGCTATGGTTTTTCTTCCACACACTGGTGAAATGGAGAAGGAACACAGCAGGTAATCATGACGTGTGACACCATCGACAACAGGCTACAACATGATCCTCACATGACTCATATTGTTGGCTTGAGCACATTGAGCTGTAGGCGTATGAACgagtaatttaacctttatttaactaggcaagtcagttaagaacaaattcttatttacaatgccagCCTACAAAAAATATCTAATAaaacaaatataggacaaaaccaACATCACAAGAGAgaaaccacaacactacataaagagagacctaagacaacaacatagcatggcagcaacacatgacaacacagtgtagccgatgtgaaatggatagctagttagcggtggtgtgcgctagtggtgtttcaatcggtgatgtcacttgctctgagcccTTGAAGCAGTGGTTCCCCTTgatctgcaagggccgcggcttttgtggagcgatgggtaatgaagctttgagggtgactgttgacgtgtgcagagcgttCCTGGTCGCGCCCAGATCGGGGCGAGGGGACTGAcataaagtctatactgttacatcatggtagcaacaccacatgacaacaacatggtagcagcacaaacattattgggcacagacaacaccaaaggcaagaaggtagagacaacaatacatcacacgaagcagccacaactgtcagtaagagtgtccatgattgagtctttgaatgaagagatggagataaaactgtcaagtttgagtgtttgttgcagctcgttccagtcgctagcttcagcaaactgaaaagaggagcgacccagggatgtgtgtgctttggggacctttaacaaaatgtgactggcagaacgggtgttgtatgtggaggatgagggctgcagtagatatctcagataggtgggagtgaggcctaagagggttttataaataagcagaaaccagtgggtcttgcgacgggtatacagagatgaccagtttacatgagtatagagtgcagtgatgtgtcctacaaGGAGAATTGGtgacaaatctgatggccgaatggtaaagaacatctagccacttgaGCACCCTCACCTggcgatctataaattacgtctccgtaatctagtatgggtaggatggtcatttaAAATCAGGGTTATTTTTGCAGctgaggtgaaagaggagtgattacgatagaggaaaccaagtctagatttaactttagcctgcagctttgatgtgTTGAGAGAAGGACattgtaccgtctagccatactcccaagtacttgtatgaggtgactacctcaagctctaaaccctcagtggtagtaatcacaccggtggggagaggggcattgtaccaaaccacattacctttatTTTGGAGGTGTTCGGAGCActgttaagggcagagaaagcttgttggacactaagaaagctttgttgtagagcgatTAACACAACATCttgggaggggccagctgagtataagactatcaacacttttgataaacagggcaaaatagaaattggcctataacagttaggatcagcttgatctccccctttcaATAAAGGACACACCGTGGTTGTGACTAACCTCAAGACGTGGCAATCAAATATCACTTGACAGTTGTGGAGGCCAAGCAAATGAGAGCTCTATTCCTCCTACTCACCCACTGGCTCTACATCTCAGGAGGACCCGCCCTCGCCACTTTCACTGAGCCGTTTGATATTTATTTGATAACAGTGGAAATAAGTGAGAGGGTGGAACCTTTAAAAAGAACCTGATACATTTCCTGGAACTGACAAACACTTTGTATCACAGTAGATATCAACACTAGAAAACATCAGATGCCAAATCACCAAGTTCATGCACAGTCATGCACATAAGAAACAATAGATATCAGGCCATTTATTCTACAACGGGTTGTCTTGTATAACAAAGTAGGAAAGAACATCTTGAAAGTGGGTGAAGTTTTTCTAACATTTAAGCAGATTTGTATTGTTGATCGAATACGTTATTGTCTAGCAAATACAAATACATTCCTAGCTCTTACAACTGATCCACTCACTGcatgggcacacactggttgaattaaCGTTCCTTCGAAGTATTGGGATGTGGAATCAACGTTGAAAatacatttagtcagccactaattgtgcaagttctcccacttaaaaagatgagagaggcctgtaattttcatcataggtacacttcaactatgacagacaaaatgagaaaaaaaaaatccagaaaatcacgtagGATTTTtgataaatttatttgcaaattatgatggaaattaagtatttggtcaataacaaaaggttttctcaatactttgttatataccctttgttggcaatgacagaggtcaaacgttttctgtaagtcttcacaaggttttcacacactgttgctggtattttggcccattcctccatgcagatctcctctagagcagtgatgttttggggctgttgctgggcaacccaggctttcaactccctccaaagattttctatggggttgagatctggagactggctaggccactccaggaccttgaaatgcttattacgaaaccactccttcgttgcccgggcagtgtgtttgggatcattgtcatgctgaaagacccagccacgtttcatcttcaatgcccttgctgatggaaggaggttttcactcaaaatctcacgatacatggccccattcattctttcctttacacggatcagtcgtcctggtctctttgcagaaaaacagccccaaagcatgatgtttccacccccatgcttcacagtaggtatggtgttctttggatgcaactcagcattttttgtcctccaaacacgacgagttgagtttttaccaaaaagttatattttggtttcatctgaccatatgacattctcccaatcttcttctggatcatccaaatgctctctagcaaactctagacaggcctggacatgtactggcttaagcagggggacacgtctggcactgcaggatttgagtccctggcggcataatgtgttactgatggtaggctttgatACTTgggcccagctctctgcaggtcattcactaggtcccccccatgtggttctgggatttttgctcaccgttcttgtgatcattttgaccccacggggtgagatcttgcgtggagccccagatcgagggagattatcagtggtcttgtatgtcttccatttcctaataattgctcccaaagttgatttcttcaaaccaagctgcttacctattgcatattcagtcttcccagcctggtgcaggtctccaattttgtttctggtgtcctttgacagctctttggtctttgccatagtggagtttggagtgtgactgtttgaggttgtggacgggtgtcttttatactgataacaagttcaaacaggtgccattaattcaggtaacaagtggaggacagaggagcctcttaaagaagaagttacaggtctgtgaaagccagaaatcttgcttgtttgtaggtgaccaaatacttattttccaccataatttgcaaatacattcattaaaaatcctacaatgtgattttctggatttgtttttctcattttgtctgtcatagttgaagtgtacctatgatgaaaattacaggcctccctcatctttttaagtgggagaacttgcacaattagtggctgactaaatacttttttctcccactgtgtgtgtgtgtatgtatatgtatatatatatatatatatatatatatataagtattcagaccctttgctatgagactcgaaattgagctcaggtgcatcttgtttccattgatcacctttgagatgtttctacaacttgcttggagtccacctggagtaaattaaattgattggacatgatttcgaaaaaggcacacaccggttcatataaggtcccacagttgacagtggatgtcagggcaaaaaccaagccatgaggtcgaaggaattgtccgtagagctccgagacaggactgtcgaggcacagatctggggaagggtaccaaaacatttctgcagcattagaagtccccaagaacacagtggcctccatcattcttaaatggaagaagtttggaaccaccaagactcttcctagagatagccacctggtcaaactgagcaatcgggggagaatctctggtctgatgaaaccaagattaaactctttggcatgactgccaagtgtcacgtctcaaggaaacctggcaccatctctatggtgaagcatggtgatggcagcgtCATGcagtggtgatgtttttcaccggCAATGACTGGTAGACtagacaggatcgagggaaagatgaaaggagcaaagtacaaagagattcTTGATAAAAAAACCTGTTcaagagcgctcagaacctcagactggggcaaaggttcacctttccaacaggacaacgaccctaagcatacagccaagacaacgcaggagtggcttcaagtctttgaatgtccttgagtggcccagccagaccccggacttgaacctaatcgaacatctctggagagacctgaaaattgctgttgcgatgctccccatccaacctgacggagcttgagaagatctgcagagaaggggagtaactccccaaattcaggtgtgcGTAGCTTGTAGCATCACACTTAAGAAGACTTgacgctgtaatcgctgccaaatgtgcttcaacaaagtacagagtaaagggtctgaatacttatggaatgggatttcagcttttttttttaaatatgcaaaaaataatctgtttttgctttgtcattatgaggcattgtgtgtagattgatgacggggggaaagtatttaatcaattttttaaataaagctaTAATGTAacaatctggaaaaagtcaaggggtctgaatactttcagaatgcactgtatattagggacatgtggtagctaactagcttgttaactgtttacaaacaaattagtAAATGTGCTCAAAAGCTAAACAGCTACCCAGCTAGTTGATTGCTGAGGCTAGACAAAAAGGACTAGTTTTGAAATTTGGCTCATCTTATCtttttgaacattcaaagcaacaTCCATGGCAGGCATTGTCACCTTAGTCTTCTACAGaacttctgagtgataggaagcatGAGCACCACCAATCAGCTTAAATCACTGTGCACAATACCCGTCATTACTATGACAACTAAAGTAGCCATGTtagcaaatgactgctgtctgaacaaaCACAAATCGGAGTTGGTCACTTGTAACAAAACTGTATTGAGCATTACGGTCTGCAGTGTGAACAATAGATGTCGGCATCTGGATGGTAGACTTGTTCTCACTGAAGTGCGTTACCCCTCATGTACCAGTAGGAGGCAATGTTCTGGCAGGAACTGTTGGACTGTAGCTTCACATTTTATTTCAATATCTCTTTATTTAGGTTGTTGGCATGACATTAAAATAATGACGTTGATTCAAACATACCATTTTACTATTAAAATATGACCAAATAAAATATGCCTAATCAAATATGAAATTCAACCATTTCAACCACCCAATATAGTATGAAAATGATTAACGTTTATTTGTGGTATTTAACACAATTTCAATGTATACATAGTTCTGATGATTACGTTGGAATTAGATTGACTGACTTAAATACATTGATGTAACAACCTGTTAGTTAAGTTTGACCCTAATTTCAGTGTTTACAATGCTGGTTGAAATGAGATTACTTTTTTTGAAATCCAATCAAACTACTGTTTTCAATTTATTTTCCACATATGCTTCCACATCACAATATgttgacaaattacgttgaaacaacattgaatcaaccagtgtgtgcccagtggggagaCATTTCACTTTGTACACCCGGCTGCCTCTGGAACAAAATGCATGACTGACTGTACACTTCCCTTGGTCCCAAGTTCTTCCTAATTCTGGTCAATGATGGGAATCAGCTTCTGACCGTGGGATCCTACAACTGTCTGCTCATGATTTAGCTTTCTACAGTGCCATTATATTCACTCCTTTTGTCAAGTGCAATTTGCTCTCACTCAGGTACTGTGGGCTGTTGGGGAAGTCTGACAGTGGTTAGATATGGGGGTGGAAAACAAAACATACCTCTGTCTATCTGCAGTCTTTTTACAACTTGAACCACGCTAAACCTCACCGGCTTCCCTCCAACAGCCATCTGGttccaccaccaccccacccccacactcAGTACAAGTTAAAAACAACCCATTTTGGGAAGCTTCAAAATGGCATCTCATTCTGAGAAACAACCAAATGTGAAATGATTTGGGTCTCTCTTGCTTTAATTCAGGGAACTCAGAGGGGGCTAGAAGTGGTGGCCCACAGCATTGCACAAGGAGAGGCCCTGTGGAAAACTCAACGACTGTTCGCTAGCTGCACACACACTAACCCTCACTGTGCTATTCTTCTATGACTGCCAAGGCTGAAAACATTATTCTGAACACTTTTGGTCAGGACTGTATCGAATTAAATATAGCCTAGCTCTCTTTTGGTTTTCCCCTCACATCCCAATATACTTCCAACACAGGATTCAGGTTGGGCTAACTGATACCCTTTCTGACAGTACTGCCAAGATACACAGACCCAAAACATTTAAAACTGTCGCCAAAAGAGGATCCCTCATTTAGAGATGTAGCCCACACAACTTTCAGCTAGCATAGCTTACTCCCACTTGTTTTCACGCAGCGAGGTGGAAGGTGAGATATCATGCTATTTCAGTGATATCACACTGGCCGACCTCGTGGAGAGGGTTACACAGGGAATTCCCTTGCAGTGCACTCACTCAGAAACACAACTCATGTTTTCCATGCCCACTTAATTTATTTACTCTATAAAATCTGTAAGAAACTACAGTAAAAGGTCAAAGACAAACAtgggggggaaaaaataattCACCCCCCTTTTTgatgaacagagaaagagaggtggggtagGTATAAGTCAAACTAAAAAACAAATATACTTACACAACCTTACTAACTGCTGAGGTTTTAGTCATGATGAGTCCCTGGTTCTGCTCTCCCAGACATGGGTGGTCGTGGTAGGGTAGTAGGGGCCACAGAGGCAGGTATTTGGGAGGACCAATTCCATTTAAATTTAGTAAATTCATGAAAAGAACGGACATTTATTTTTAAAGAGGAATTTCCAAATCCATAATTGATGGAAGTTGAAATGGAACGGACCGCAATCCCATTCCTCTCTCATCATCGGTGTCTGCTCCTCTCCTTGTCTTTAGACTTCTTGGGTGAGTGACTACGGCTACTCTCCCTGTGGCCCTTGTCAAGGCCCTCCGGGCGGTGCTTTTCATGGGACATGCTGTGCTTATGGTGGTCATCGCCGTCGTCTCTTTCCCTGGAGTGAGAATGCTGCCAGTCTGTCTTTTTCTCCCACCGGGGTTCCTCCCTGTCCCACTGTAGGTATaacatgggagagaaagagatttgaGAATGGTTAGATAGAAATCTTTGGAGTTATACTCTGCGGAATGACTGTGTAGCTGGAGTGACTGGTGTCACAACTGTTGAAATAATAGGCCATACCCAAATCACATGAGCCATGCTTACTCATATATTCTTACTCTAATGCTCTGACTGAATATTATTGTGAAACAAAGGACATTTTTCACAAACAATGAGTTGGGGAGACATTTTCAGTCAACCTTGGATTTCTTGGACTTCCTGGTGTCCTTGTTGTCTGAGTGATTGTGCTTCTTGTCTTTGTGTTTCTTCTCAGCATGCCAATGGCTTGTTCCTTCTTCCTCTAAAAGCAGGTCGTACTTGGAGCTTTTGGGACCATTAAGTAAAACTTAAGTAAAGAGAGTAATTCTTTAAAAGGTTTGCCAAGACAACATTGCAAAGAGAAACACTTTCTTCCAGAGAAATTTCCTCCAACAGAAACATCTTTACAATAGTTGACCTCTCTAACCTGATTGCTATGTGAAATGGTGCACAGTTTAGTTATTTTACACAGTTCTAACCCCTATCTTTCACTTCATATGAGTAGCAAATATAAAAACATTTAAGGATACTCTGGCTTGGGTTTGACTTTATCCTTAAGAGCTCATTTGTATCCCACTTATTTTTCATAGGCCTTGAAGTCATCCTTCATATACTTCCCACCTAGAAAACCCCAAAATAccttgttaatttctctacttaGAAGAGAAGGTAAATGGCACATCCTTTAGCTAAAGTGCCTGATTGAGGCTTAAAGTCTCTGAAAGTATATATAATGGAAATACTGAAAAACCCAAAATATTAAAAGGAAGTTAATGAGTTATGTTTTAATAAATGATTACCTTTGCCTTTCCATTTAATCTTTGAGACAGACTGGCTGAAGTCCACATGTACGAGTCGGTCATCTATGAGCACGTTGTCCATCTTGAAGAAGGCCTTTTCACAGTCCCCCTCCTGTGGAGAGAAATGACATCAATTATATCTAAGAGGGTTAACTGAGCCCTTATGTGTATAGTGAATAAGGAAACAACCTATCAATTCAGTAAACAAAACCCTTTCAAGTGAATTAATGTGTACTCTCAATTTTGACTAACTGGTGCCCTCTATTTGTATTCTGCATAACTGCACTTAAACGGTTCCAAAATGAATCTCTTTTTAGCTTAGTCTTGATTTGGACTTGTGAATATGAGTGGATCATTGTTCAATGTTTAAAGAGGGCTAAAATTACTAAATGCTAACTCATGGTACATATAGAAATCAAGTGAACACCAAACATATTCTTTTCAAACTCAATGAAAGCATAGCACAGAGACTCTCCTGACTTCAAGTCTCTGATGATCTCACAGCTGTACAGAAATAAGAACACGTTAATATAGGATAATACACCAATATTCTACCAAGTCTCCTTTCTATTTTTAAATGGTTAGGACTAGGTCTATTTCTAATGAAATATGTATAGTAGTGTCATGGAGGCCAGTATGTTGAAATAGACAGGGCGAAAGTCCGAAGCGAGAGAAGATGATTTCCAGGTCCTCCTCTATAGTCATAGGGTTCAGCTTACACACAAACAGAACATTCTCCGGAGGTTTCACTTCCGCATCAGGAAGATTACCCACCtacacaagcacatacacacgACAACGTCTCAAACCACAAAACTCTCATAAAACCACCATATAATCTTTACAACACTAATATGTTTACCAGCTAATTAACTAGTGTTGGGTTCTTCAACATCAATCAGTACACAAAGTGGTAATGTGGAGTGTTACAAAATCTGCTCTGCCATCGCGCCTGAAAGTATGCGCATCCTCTACAAGGCTAGGTGGACAgaaccacatgacccccatctcACCATCTCCAGAAGGATGGCCTGGGTCTTGGCCACCTCCTCCTTCAGCAGCTCATCCAGAGCTCCTCAGCCTCCTTACCATCTGTGTCGTTGATCACTTCCTCTGCTCCAATACGACCACTCTGCACACCAAAGAGGGTTTGACTTTGCAAATCAACAAAAGGTGTACAGTACATGACATCAAAAAATCTAAAGTAACATCACAACTACTTTTGTTCAGGTATTGAGAAAATCATTCACCTTTCCTTTGAtgaggggtggcagcgtagcctagtggttagagcgttggactagtaaccggaaggttgcgagttcaaacccccgagctgacaaggtacaaatctgtcgttctgcccctgaagaggcagttaacccactgttcccaggacatcattgaaaataagaatgtgttcttaactgaccttcctggttaaataaaaggtaaaagaatatataaaataaaatttaaaaatgaACAGAGAAACTATAAATTAAAACTTATGGCTTATGAAAGTTTATGAAAAGTTTTTGAAAAGAGATTGTTACAGCACAAGTAAGCTAACCTGAACATTTCTGAGATTTCAGACGCTTGCTATCCTGCTCGAACCAGTAGGCTAACTTTGTTGTTTTCAAACTGCAGTTAAAttgaaccattatttaactaggcaagtcagttaagaacaaattattatttacaatgacggccaaacccagacgacgctgggccaattgtgcgctgccctacgggactcccattcacggcaggttgtgatacagcctggattcgaaccagggtgtctgtagtgccttagaccactgcgccacttgggagcccaaaaTACTGAGGAGTTGGATGGCAGTTTTACCAACCTGAGAAccatgatttttttattttacctttatttaaccgggtaggttagttgagaacaagttctcatttacaactgcgacccggccaagataaagcaaagtgacacagacaacacagagttacacatggaataaacaataaacaagccaataacaaacaagtcaatggcacagtagaaaaaaagaaagtctatatacagtgtgtgcaaaaggcatgaggaggtaggcagtaggagcgaataattacaatttagcaaattaacactgtgATAAATGAGAGATGACGCATCAAATAAACTGGCCTGGTCTCCATAGAGTTTACTGAGGGTATAG is drawn from Oncorhynchus tshawytscha isolate Ot180627B linkage group LG05, Otsh_v2.0, whole genome shotgun sequence and contains these coding sequences:
- the LOC112250090 gene encoding peptidyl-prolyl cis-trans isomerase-like 4 isoform X3: MEGDCEKAFFKMDNVLIDDRLVHVDFSQSVSKIKWKGKVLLNGPKSSKYDLLLEEEGTSHWHAEKKHKDKKHNHSDNKDTRKSKKSKWDREEPRWEKKTDWQHSHSRERDDGDDHHKHSMSHEKHRPEGLDKGHRESSRSHSPKKSKDKERSRHR
- the LOC112250090 gene encoding peptidyl-prolyl cis-trans isomerase-like 4 isoform X1 encodes the protein MLSLHVRDECEGDCEKAFFKMDNVLIDDRLVHVDFSQSVSKIKWKGKVLLNGPKSSKYDLLLEEEGTSHWHAEKKHKDKKHNHSDNKDTRKSKKSKWDREEPRWEKKTDWQHSHSRERDDGDDHHKHSMSHEKHRPEGLDKGHRESSRSHSPKKSKDKERSRHR